Part of the Candidatus Chlorohelix allophototropha genome, ACCAGAGTCATAGAAACAGTTATATTATCGCGACCACCAACATCCAGCGCAGCCTGTACCAGATTGTGACAAAGGGCATCTAGCTTTTCCTGCCCGGTGCTGGATTTTGCTTCAGGTAGTCCGCTTGCCAGTATTTTCTCGATTTTGTACTCACCCACCATGTCCCATAGACCATCGGTACAGGTCAAAATCAAGTCGCCATCCTGTAGAGTACGGACATTAAAATCAACCAGCAAGGAGTCCTGCAAACCTAGCGCACGGGTGATACTATGCCTACGCCCGTCTTTTTTCAACTCTTCTTCGGTCAAATAGCCTTTACGAACCAAGTTTTCGCCGAATTCTTTAACCCAGCTATGATCTATAGTAATTGGTTCAAAATTAAGATTAGGGCGGACTAGATAGATTCTTGAGTCGCCAATGTGAGCCGTTATTAATTGGTCGCCTAGTATCAAGGCAGAAACGAGGGTGGTTGCCATTCCGGGGCGATCACGCGCCAGTTTAAAAACTTCGAGATTAGCCTTAAGTAAGGCTTTTTCCAAGGCAAACCCAGCTTCAAGTTGCCCACTGCTATATAATCGAGCAAACTCGGCAAGCAAGTTTTCCACCGCTGTTCTGCTTGCGAGCGCACCAGCCGCACCCATGCTCACGCCATCAGCTACTGCTACAAGGCAGCAAGGCAATAAGTTCTTATCCGGATTAGCAGGGATAAAAGTATGACCATGGAAGTCTTGTTGCTCTTTTTTGCGAAGCCCGATATGAGCTTCTTCTATTATCCTGAGCGCGAATTGTGCCAAAATTAAGTTCCCAAATCAGAAAATAACATATAAGTTTGAGGCATTCTACTACATTTTGAGAGGTAATGCATCTTATCATCAATAAGATAAGAGATATTTCCCATAAAATGAACTCAACGATATATAGTTAGAAAAGTATAAATGTTTTGTAGCTCGATTGCTTGACAGAGCAAACTTTAATCGGTTAGCATGCCCACGAGTAAGGCTCGTGAATTTAACGAATAATACCGGAATTGAGAAATTGCATATGTATATTGAAGCAAGCGGTGAAATTGTTGACCATATACCCCCCGACCCCGCTAACATTGCAGTAGTGATTCTAGCTGCCGGTAAAGGCACGCGCATGCGCTCCAAACTCCCCAAGGTATTACACCCGCTGTTGGGAGAACCGATGATCTATCACCTGTTAAGAGCAGTACGCCACACCGGAATCCCCCCTGAGAGAACTGCAATCGTAGTAGGCTATTCGGGTGAAGAAGTAGCAAATGTTGTAAAAAAACAGGGGAATTACCTGATAGTTTATCAAGATGAGCAACTTGGAACAGGGCATGCCGTAAAATGCGCTGAGAATGAGCTAACCAAGCTGGAAAATGCTGACACCACACATGTGCTTGTTTTACTCGGTGATGGACCATTGGTTAAAGCTCATACACTAAATCGCCTAATCCAATCACACCTAACCTCTAATCCTCTTGTCACCCTTGTTACTACAGAAGCTGAAAATCCTTATGGATACGGTCGAATAATTCGCGATGGTAAAGAGCGGTTTTGCCAGATTATTGAAGAAGCCGAATTGTTACCCCAACAACGCAATTTGAAAGAGATTAACCCTAGCCTTTACCTGTTTCAGGGTAAGTGGCTTTGGGAAAATTTAAGACGGCTTGAAAAACACCCGGCTAAAGGCGAATATTACCTCACCGATTTACCCGCGATGGCTTTAAAAACTATTGCGGCTGACGAACTCCATCCGGTGCAAACCATGAAAACCGATTTCGAGGAAGTATTGGGAATCAATGACCGGGTGCAATTAGCTGAGGCTGAAATTATAATGCGCCACAGGGTGTTACGCCAGCATATGCTTAACGGTGTCACTATCGTTGATACCGCTTCGACCTATATCAGCGCTACTGCACGAATCGAAGCCGATACAATACTTGAGCCAAATACGCATATCAGGGGCAAATGTATAATCAAAAAGGGTTGCGTGATTGGTCCAAATACTATTCTTGTAGAAGCAACTATTGGAGAAAATTGCGTAATAAATGCTTCGATGGTAGAAAACTCAACTCTAAAAAATAACGTGAGCATCGGCCCATTTTCCCATGTTAGACCCGGTTGTATGTTGGAAGAGGGGGTTTATATGGGCAATTTCGCAGAAGTAAGCCGCGCTCATATCGGAGCAGACTCTAAGCAAAGCCACTTTAGTTTTATCGGTGATGCTACCCTTGGCAAAAAGGTAAATGTAGGGGCAGGTACAATAACCGCAAATTACGATGGCAAAAACAAAAATAAAACTATAATTGGCGATAATGTTTTTATCGGCAGCGATAGCATTTTACGTGCTCCGCTTACACTTGGCGATGATGCCACAACGGGGGCAGGCTCAATTGTAACAAAAAATGTAGAGCCGGGGGTGACGGTAGTGGGAATGCCGGCGCGACCTATTCGGCGTAAATCAGTAAGTGAAAATACTGAGAATAAGGAGGAGTGAGCTTTGGCAATGGACGGTAGGCTACAGGTATTCAGTGGAAACGGGAATCGGGCGCTAGCTGAAGAAATCGCCCGTGAATTGAATACCACTTTGGGTAGAGCGCTCGTCAGCACATTTAAAAACGATGAAACCCGCATACGTCTCGAAGAAAACGTGCGTGGGGGAGATGTTTTTGTAATCCAGACTCTTTGTGAGCCGGTCGATCATAATATCATCGAGCTTTGCTTTATGATTGACGCGCTCCGACGCAGCAGCGCTGGGCGAATCACTGCCGTAATCCCTTACTATGCTTATGCTCGTCAAGAAAAGAAAACCAGCGGTCGTGAACCGATTAGCGCCAAAGTTGTAGCTAAGTTTATTGAGTCGGCAGGGGTTGACCGGGTTCTGGTAATTGACCTACATGCTCCTGCAATCGAAGGTTTCTTTGAAGTACCGGTAGATCACTTGCGTGCAGGTCCCCTTTTATCAGATTATCTGCGACAGATGGCGCTTAAAGATATGGTCATTGTCTCACCTGATCCGGGTGGTGTGCGCAGAGCCGCCGAATTCCGCAGCAGGCTCAACGCTAGCCTTGCAATTATTGCCAAACAGCGACCCGAAGATGATGTGGTTAACACTATCGATATGGTCGGTGATGTACAAGGAAAAACAGCCGTAATTGTAGATGATATGATCTCAACCGGCGGTACGCTTATTAGCGCAGCAGACATGATAATGGAAAGAGGCGCAAAAGAAGTCTATGCCTGCGCGGTACACGGCTTATTTGCCGGAGATGCCCTTGAACAAATAGGTAAGTCTAGCCTGAAAAGTGTCATAGTTACAAACAGCTATCCGGTCGCACCCAATGCTGAGAAATTGGGTATAAAGGTTCTTTCGGTTGCGCCGATAATCGCCGAAGCGATTACCCGAATCCACAAAGATCTTTCTATTAGTGTGATGTTTAGCAAATAATATATGGGGCTAGATTCGGACGGTAGTAATTTCTTGATAATATTCTTGACAGAGCTACCACCCTGCAAAGAGCAGGAAATAACGCCTGAGCGTTATGTAGTGTTCGGTTTATCATTACTTGGGGTGCTTATTGCGCTAATTTTGCTTGAAGCAAATGCTTACACCAGAGCGGGCATTGCTGCCCTAGCGCGAAAGCAACTGCAAGAATTGGCAGAGCAACATCCCGGTTTGGGGGATATCACCAAAGATTTGCCCCAACTATCAAATGTAATGCGCACTGCCGATATTTTTTGTTATATCATAGCGCCAGCCAGCGCCATTAGCGCCATCCACCAGTTCAATATCTACAACTTCTGGGTTTCGTTAATGGTTTTTGCCCTGATTTGTATTATCTTGCTTTTCACCCGCGCCATTCCGCGCGGTTTTGCCCTACGAACTCCAGAACGTGCTGCAAACCGTTCAATAAAGCTATTGCGCTTTGAAATGTGGTTGTTTGAACCAATCGCTAACTTTATTGTTCGTATAGGCGCAAATATAGTCACAAAAAAACACCCCACTGAAGATAGAATAAAGCTAATGGCGAACATAGGAGATGAGTTCGGGTTTGTGTATCTCACCGAACCGGAGCAACCAACTTCTACGCCGAAGTTTGGCGATCGCACTGCCCACGATATAATGATTACGCGCCTCGATATGGTTGCAGTACCGTTGGATTGCTCACTTGATCGATTACTTGAGATAATCCAAAACAGCGGTTTCAGTCGAGTACCTGTTTACCGCAATAGTATTGATCAAATAGTGGGTATTCTGTATGCCAAAGATTTGTTAGCATGCGTGCGCGATCGCAGCAATTTCAGCCTGATACGGATGCTACGCCCGGCTTACTTTGTGCCTGAATCTAAAAGTGCCGATACGCTTTTTAGCGAATTACAAAACAAGCGCGTGCATATCGCCATTGTAGTAGATGAATATGGCGGAACTGCCGGATTAGTGACAATCGAGGATTTGCTCGAAGAAATTGTGGGCGAAATCCACGATGAATATGACCGAGTTAACGCCGGATATGTGCGCCTGAACCTAGACGAAATAATAGTTGATGCCCGTATGAAGTTGGAGGAAGTAAACCAGTTTTTCCTCACTCGCTGGGAGTCCGAAGCGGTAGATACGATTGGCGGGTTGGTTTACGAAATTCTAGGGCGTGTTCCTGAACCGGGCAATGAAATTATACTTGACCGCAATGGAACCACTAAAGATGTAAACGCCGAATTGGAACCGGGGGACGTTGCTATTATCGTTATGAGTGTCAGCGGGCAACGCTTACGCCAAATAAGACTTATACACAATAACCCAATTGAAGCCAAAACACAGGAAACAAATGAAAGTTTTGATATTTAGCTTCATTTGGCATTTTTGTGGTTTTCAAAAACGCATATCTCTGGATATAGAGGAGTTTCAAAAGTGAAAGTGATAAGACCAGCAGGTGTATGTTTTACTGTGGTTTTTTTGCTATCAATATTGGTTGTACCTGTTCCAGCCTTAGCTGTAACAAACGTGGCGCTCGATCCCGGAGATAGTCTGCCCTTTCCAGTTGCTACCGACCCTACACGCACCTATTTCCCAGATACCGGGCATTATCTAGCGGGTGGCTTCCGCACTTACTGGCAACAGCATGGGGGCTTGGCTCAGTTTGGCTTGCCACTATCGGAAGAATATACCGAAGCAAACCCGGCTGATGGAAAAAATTACACCGTCCAGTATTTTGAGCGAGCGCGTTTCGAGTATCACCCTGAGTTTAAGGGAACACCTTACGAGATAGAATTAGGTTTGTTGGGAGTTCAAACTGTTGTCGGGCGTAAATTCGACCCCACGCCCTATGTGCCTAGCACCCCAAACCATTATTATTTCACCGAAACCCGGCATACCCTTAGCGCTGGATTTAAACGTTATTGGGATAGCCATGGTGGTCTAGCTATTTTTGGATTTCCCATTTCGGAGGAATTTACCGAAGGTGGCTACACCGTACAATATTTTGAGCGCAACCGCTTTGAGTATCATCCCGAATTTAGCGGAACTGAATATGAGGTGTTATTAGGATTGTTGGGTACAGACTCTTTCCGACTAACCGGGCACCACTTGCCCCAAACGTTCGGTGTTCGACCAGATTCTGGCGCAGTAGTGCAGGGACACACTCTCAAGGTGCGGGTGCTAGGAAGTGTGCCTTCTAATGTTACAGCCAGTTTCAATGGTCAGAAACTAACATTCGTTTCTCAGGCGGGGGAACTGGCTGCATATGCGCCTATTGTGAGTAATGCGGCTTTGCGTCCGCAACTACTGCGAACAGAAATTATTGATAACACGGGAGTTGTGCGTCGCTTTGACCAGAATATAGGCGTTCTAGCGGGTCAATTTGAACACCAGACCAT contains:
- the glmU gene encoding bifunctional UDP-N-acetylglucosamine diphosphorylase/glucosamine-1-phosphate N-acetyltransferase GlmU, translated to MNLTNNTGIEKLHMYIEASGEIVDHIPPDPANIAVVILAAGKGTRMRSKLPKVLHPLLGEPMIYHLLRAVRHTGIPPERTAIVVGYSGEEVANVVKKQGNYLIVYQDEQLGTGHAVKCAENELTKLENADTTHVLVLLGDGPLVKAHTLNRLIQSHLTSNPLVTLVTTEAENPYGYGRIIRDGKERFCQIIEEAELLPQQRNLKEINPSLYLFQGKWLWENLRRLEKHPAKGEYYLTDLPAMALKTIAADELHPVQTMKTDFEEVLGINDRVQLAEAEIIMRHRVLRQHMLNGVTIVDTASTYISATARIEADTILEPNTHIRGKCIIKKGCVIGPNTILVEATIGENCVINASMVENSTLKNNVSIGPFSHVRPGCMLEEGVYMGNFAEVSRAHIGADSKQSHFSFIGDATLGKKVNVGAGTITANYDGKNKNKTIIGDNVFIGSDSILRAPLTLGDDATTGAGSIVTKNVEPGVTVVGMPARPIRRKSVSENTENKEE
- a CDS encoding M23 family metallopeptidase yields the protein MKVIRPAGVCFTVVFLLSILVVPVPALAVTNVALDPGDSLPFPVATDPTRTYFPDTGHYLAGGFRTYWQQHGGLAQFGLPLSEEYTEANPADGKNYTVQYFERARFEYHPEFKGTPYEIELGLLGVQTVVGRKFDPTPYVPSTPNHYYFTETRHTLSAGFKRYWDSHGGLAIFGFPISEEFTEGGYTVQYFERNRFEYHPEFSGTEYEVLLGLLGTDSFRLTGHHLPQTFGVRPDSGAVVQGHTLKVRVLGSVPSNVTASFNGQKLTFVSQAGELAAYAPIVSNAALRPQLLRTEIIDNTGVVRRFDQNIGVLAGQFEHQTIQLDPAVESSLGSDEEQQRERDRDFSFYNQVTPVKLWSGRFSWPLTGPITTPFGSRRDYVGGGSEIHDAIDLGVPQGTPIRAPQRGIVVLAEFQKVRGGIVIIDHGLGVHSAYFHQSVIAVKVGDMLNQGDLIGKVGTTGLSTGAHLHWEIRIGAIGVDPEEWIKRDF
- a CDS encoding hemolysin family protein, producing the protein MGLDSDGSNFLIIFLTELPPCKEQEITPERYVVFGLSLLGVLIALILLEANAYTRAGIAALARKQLQELAEQHPGLGDITKDLPQLSNVMRTADIFCYIIAPASAISAIHQFNIYNFWVSLMVFALICIILLFTRAIPRGFALRTPERAANRSIKLLRFEMWLFEPIANFIVRIGANIVTKKHPTEDRIKLMANIGDEFGFVYLTEPEQPTSTPKFGDRTAHDIMITRLDMVAVPLDCSLDRLLEIIQNSGFSRVPVYRNSIDQIVGILYAKDLLACVRDRSNFSLIRMLRPAYFVPESKSADTLFSELQNKRVHIAIVVDEYGGTAGLVTIEDLLEEIVGEIHDEYDRVNAGYVRLNLDEIIVDARMKLEEVNQFFLTRWESEAVDTIGGLVYEILGRVPEPGNEIILDRNGTTKDVNAELEPGDVAIIVMSVSGQRLRQIRLIHNNPIEAKTQETNESFDI
- a CDS encoding ribose-phosphate diphosphokinase produces the protein MDGRLQVFSGNGNRALAEEIARELNTTLGRALVSTFKNDETRIRLEENVRGGDVFVIQTLCEPVDHNIIELCFMIDALRRSSAGRITAVIPYYAYARQEKKTSGREPISAKVVAKFIESAGVDRVLVIDLHAPAIEGFFEVPVDHLRAGPLLSDYLRQMALKDMVIVSPDPGGVRRAAEFRSRLNASLAIIAKQRPEDDVVNTIDMVGDVQGKTAVIVDDMISTGGTLISAADMIMERGAKEVYACAVHGLFAGDALEQIGKSSLKSVIVTNSYPVAPNAEKLGIKVLSVAPIIAEAITRIHKDLSISVMFSK